One Panicum virgatum strain AP13 chromosome 9K, P.virgatum_v5, whole genome shotgun sequence genomic region harbors:
- the LOC120652386 gene encoding heavy metal-associated isoprenylated plant protein 35-like, protein MATAAAAAPAVQTVVLRVSIHCHGCKKKVRKVLRSVEGVQNVTVDAAQHKVTVTGTVDANTLVQKLHKSGKKGVPWQYCHPPANKTEAAAPAPAPEALSAPPAGDGGKDDAAKAADNKKPDEAVKEPQVESSEKMQPEQEPAGAEKKAEAQLKAEKKVEEKKDGGDSEAAETKAKGAEPAKEEAKEAAAAVAKNEDEAKKSDKPKDAAGKPEPVAVTSERSLPAPPPPAPKYAYEEDYRHPYYAPAPQPVMSYHAAQPSASVSYFAPQPQQAYSMPPPAYSAHQPQPQPMRQWSPSYLYVPYPQAAPEPYHQDYYSPPGMHASPPPMQDSYRIFDDENPNSCSVM, encoded by the exons ATGGCGACGGCAGCTGCGGCGGCCCCGGCCGTTCAG ACTGTGGTGCTGAGGGTGTCCATCCACTGCCATGGCTGCAAGAAGAAGGTCCGGAAGGTGCTCAGGAGCGTCGAAG GTGTGCAGAACGTGACGGTGGACGCCGCGCAGCACAAGGTGACGGTGACGGGCACCGTGGACGCCAACACGCTCGTCCAGAAGCTGCACAAGTCCGGCAAGAAGGGGGTGCCGTGGCAGTACTGCCACCCGCCCGCCAAcaagacggaggccgccgcgccTGCTCCGGCGCCGGAGGCGCTGTCGGCTccgccggccggcgacggcggcaaggATGATGCTGCGAAAGCGGCGGACAACAAGAAGCCGGACGAGGCGGTGAAGGAGCCGCAGGTCGAGAGCTCCGAGAAGATGCAGCCTGAGCAGGAGCCCGCGGGCGCGGAGAAGAAGGCGGAGGCACAGCTGAAGGCGGAGAAGAAAGTGGAGGAGAAGAAGGACGGCGGCGACAGCGAGGCAGCTGAGACCAAGGCCAAGGGCGCAGAGCCAGCAAAGGAAGAGGCgaaggaagccgccgccgctgttgccAAGAACGAGGACGAGGCAAAGAAGAGCGACAAGCCCAAGGACGCCGCCGGCAAGCCGGAGCCCGTCGCCGTGACGTCGGAGAGGTCCCtgcccgcgcccccgccgccggcccccaaGTACGCGTACGAGGAGGACTACCGCCACCCCTACtacgcgccggcgccgcagccgGTGATGAGCTACCACGCCGCGCAGCCGAGCGCGAGCGTGTCCTACTtcgcgccgcagccgcagcaggcctactccatgccgccgccggcgtactCCGCGcaccagccgcagccgcagccaatGCGGCAGTGGTCGCCGTCGTACCTGTATGTCCCGTACCCgcaggcggcgccggagccgtaCCACCAGGACTACTACAGCCCGCCCGGGAtgcacgcgtcgccgccgccgatgcagGACTCGTACCGCATCTTCGACGACGAGAACCCCAACTCCTGCAGCGTCATGTGA
- the LOC120652387 gene encoding desiccation-related protein PCC13-62 translates to MSSDSEPSCHCQPPAPHIPVAVFPYDVDPMQFALNLEFTEAEFFLHAAFGVGLDKIAPKLALGGPPPVGARKANLDEVTWHIVAEFGLQEIGHVRAIQRTVGGIPRPLIDLSAHNFARIMDEAFGYHLNPPFDPYINSLNFLLASYVVPYLGLNGYVGTNPIIDGYETKKLLAGLLGVEAGQDAVFRGLLLERLGEAVPPYGNITVAEFADRTSALRNRLGRCGVKDEGLTVPRELGAEGAICTNLLSADGDSLSYARTPAELLRILYLTGDEHMPGGFYPEGANGRIARSFLSK, encoded by the exons ATGTCCTCCGACAGCGAGCCGTCCTGCCACTGCCAGCCACCAGCGCCGCACATCCCGGTGGCCGTGTTCCCCTACGACGTCGACCCGATGCAGTTCGCGCTGAACCTGGAGTTCACCGAGGCCGAGTTCTTCTTGCACGCGGCGTTCGGCGTGGGGCTCGACAAGATCGCGCCGAAGCTGGCGCTGGGCGGCCCGCCGCCGGTGGGTGCTAGGAAGGCCAACCTCGATGAGGTGACGTGGCACATCGTCGCCGAGTTTGGCCTCCAAGAAATTGGCCACGTCAG GGCTATCCAGCGCACGGTCGGCGGGATTCCTCGGCCACTGATAGACCTCAGCGCCCACAACTTCGCCAGGATCATGGACGAGGCGTTTGGGTACCATCTGAACCCTCCTTTCGATCCCTACATCAACAGCCTCAACTTCCTGCTCGCCTCCTACGTGGTCCCCTACCTCGGCCTCAACGGCTACGTTGGCACCAACCCCATCATCGACGGCTACGAGACGAAGAAG CTTCTAGCTGGGCTGCTTGGGGTGGAGGCAGGGCAGGACGCGGTGTTCCGGGGGCTCCTCTTGGAGCGCCTCGGCGAGGCCGTGCCGCCGTACGGGAACATCACGGTGGCCGAGTTCGCGGACCGCACGTCGGCGCTGCGCAACCGGCTGGGGCGGTGCGGGGTGAAGGACGAGGGGCTGACGGTGCCCCGCGAGCTCGGCGCTGAGGGCGCCATCTGCACCAACTTGCTCTCCGCCGACGGGGACTCCCTCTCCTACGCCCGGACGCCCGCCGAGCTGCTCAGGATCCTCTACCTCACCGGCGACGAGCACATGCCCGGCGGGTTCTACCCGGAGGGAGCCAACGGAAGGATCGCCAGGTCGTTTCTTAGCAAATAG